In Burkholderia lata, the DNA window CTGCCACGCGACGATGATGATCACCGCGGTGAGCGGGTAATCGGCGAACCAGTCGATCGGCGTCATCCCGAGCGCACGCATCGCGTTCGCGACGAGCCCGTACACCGGATGCAGGATCATGTTCTTCCAGATCAGCGCGGACACGGTCGGCATCACGAAGAACGGCGCGATCGCGAGCAGGCGGGCGACGCCCTGCCCGTAGAACTTGCGGTCGAACAGCACGGACATCAGCACGCCGCCGATCACCGTGATCGCGAGCACCGCGCCGATCAGCACGAGCGTGTGCCAGATCGCGGGCAGGAACGACGGATCGGTCGCGAGGAAGCGGTAGTTGTCGAGCCCGGCGAAACCCTTCACGTCCGGGTTCAGCAGGTTGTAGCGCGAGAACGAATACCAGATCGTCATCGCGAGCGGAATCGACATCCACAGCAGCAGCACCGCGACGGACGGCGAGACGAGCCAGCTCGCACCGCCGCGCGTGCGGCGCGGCGCGCCGGGCGGCGACGACGCGTCGCCGACCGACGGCGCGTGAGCATGGCTCAGGGGAAGACGCAGGTGACGCATGATCGGAGTCCCTCCGGTTGATGCGCGGGCGCGAAGGCTTGCCCGCCTGTCAGCTTCGACGACGCGCACCGTGCGCCAGCGCGCACGGTGCGGGCCGCGTTACTTCTTGTAGCCGGCCTGCCGCACTGCGCGGTCGGCGGCGGCCTGCCCGGCGGCAAGCGCCTGGTCGACCGTCATCTGGCCGGCCACCGCACCGGCGATCGACTGGCCGACCACCGTGCCGAACGACTGGAATTCAGGAATCCCGACGTACTGCACGCCCGTGTACGGCACCTTCTTCAGCGACGGATCGTTCGGGTCGGCCGTCTCGATCGCCTTCAGCACGAAGTCCGAGAACGGCGCGGCGGCCTTGTACTCGGGGCGCTGATACGTCGACGTGCGCGTGCCCGGCGGCACCGACGCCCAG includes these proteins:
- a CDS encoding carbohydrate ABC transporter permease; protein product: MRHLRLPLSHAHAPSVGDASSPPGAPRRTRGGASWLVSPSVAVLLLWMSIPLAMTIWYSFSRYNLLNPDVKGFAGLDNYRFLATDPSFLPAIWHTLVLIGAVLAITVIGGVLMSVLFDRKFYGQGVARLLAIAPFFVMPTVSALIWKNMILHPVYGLVANAMRALGMTPIDWFADYPLTAVIIIVAWQWLPFAFLILFTAIQSLDQEQKEAARIDGAGPIAMFFYITLPHLKRAIAVVVMMETIFLLSIFAEIYTTTGGGPGDATTNLSYLIYALGLQQFDVGLASAGGIIAVVVANVVSFFLVRMLARNLKGEYEK